A section of the Etheostoma cragini isolate CJK2018 chromosome 12, CSU_Ecrag_1.0, whole genome shotgun sequence genome encodes:
- the nol7 gene encoding nucleolar protein 7 isoform X1, whose product MTSPHSLANMAKKQRGKAASSSKTADMKKQTENFSLLLESSDDEAPEEVTFEDSKAEALRSMKQALDTARREKEQLKEKRRKRQELFQEQKKRKLLPADVLEEIDSAPSKIQKQCLEAAEEEQQEAKEEEQRKKKRKRSGKLAHARNLKGNYTVQTGKERGAASFQQQAAQDFLQSRMYGPGSCRTTSNELLSLQNKTGRNKSAAVQFVKKDWGCDQKAKAEKLKKRWVHKQQIPSC is encoded by the exons ATGACGTCACCGCACTCGCTAGCAAACATGGCGAAGAAACAACGTGGGAAAGCCGCTTCGTCTTCAAAGACGGCGGATAtgaagaaacagacagaaaatttCAGTTTATTACTTGAGTCCAGTGACGACGAGGCGCCCGAAGAGGTGACATTTGAAGATTCAAAGGCTGAAGCTCTACGGAGCATGAAACAGGCGCTGGACACGGCCCGAAG GGAAAAAGAGCagctgaaagagaagaggaggaagagacaggAGCTGTTCCAGGAGCAGAAG AAAAGGAAACTCCTACCTGCCGACGTGTTGGAGGAAATCGACTCGGCTCCTTCAAA GATACAGAAACAGTGTCTAGAAG cagcagagGAGGAACAGCAGGAGGCTAAAGAGGAGgagcaaagaaagaagaagaggaagaggagcggCAAACTGGCACATGCCCGGAA TCTGAAGGGAAACTACACGGTGCAGACGGGGAAGGAGCGCGGGGCGGCGTCCTTCCAGCAGCAAGCGGCCCAGGACTTCCTCCAGTCCAGGATGTACGGACCAGGAAGCTGCAGGACCACGA GCAACGAGCTGCTGTCCCTCCAGAACAAGACGGGGAGGAATAAAAGCGCAGCAGTGCAGTTTGTCAAGAAAGACTGGG GCTGCGACCAGAAGGCCAAAGCAGAGAAGCTGAAGAAGAGATGGGTCCACAAGCAGCAGATTCCGTCCTGCTGA
- the LOC117954624 gene encoding tripartite motif-containing protein 16-like, with product MKMFCRTDQQCICYLCSVDEHQGHDTVSAAAERTERQKELEGSREHIQQRIQDREKDVKLLQQEVEAINHSADKVVEDSEKVFTELIRLMEKRISDVEQMVRVQQKSEVSRVKELQEKLEQEITELKRKDAEMKKLSDTEDHNQFLHNYSSLSPLSESTSSINIRPLLYFEDVTAAVSEVRDKLQELLNEKWTNISLTVTEVEVLLSQPEPKTRDDFLKYSCGITLDPNTAHTRLLLSEGNRRATVMEEQQSYSHHPDRFKDWCQVLSKESLTGRCYWEVEWRRNTVTVAVAYKNISRKAAFGSNDESWALVCNKNGSDFLCNKVLTTTSDYLSSRVGVYLDHRAGTLSFYSVSDDNMTLLLRVQTMFTQPLYAGLGFSVHGDTAEFCKLKNT from the coding sequence ATGAAGATGTTCTGCCGTACTGATCAGCAGTGTATCTGTTATCTCTGCTCTGTGGATGAACATCAAGGCCACGACACAGTCTCAGCTGCAGCAGAAAGGACTGAGAGGCAGAAAGAGCTCGAGGGGAGTCGAGAACACATCCAGCAGAGAATCCAGGACCGAGAGAAAGATGTGAAGCTGCTTCAACAGGAGGTGGAGGCCATCAATCACTCTGCTGATAAAGTAGTGGAGGACAGCGAGAAGGTCTTCACTGAGCTGATCCGTCTCATGGAGAAAAGAATCTCTGATGTGGAGCAGATGGTCCGAGTTCAGCAGAAAAGTGAAGTGAGTCGAGTCAAAGAGCTTCAGGAGAAGCTGGAGCAGGAGATCACTGAGCTGAAGAGGAAAGACGCTGAGATGAAGAAGCTCTCAGACACAGAGGATCACAACCAGTTTCTCCACAACTACTCCTCACTGTCACCACTCAGTGAATCTACATCCAGCATCAATATCCGTCCTCTGCTCTACTTTGAGGATGTGACAGCGGCCGTGTCAGAAGTCAGAGATAAACTACAGGAGCTTCTAAATGAGAAATGGACAAACATCTCACTGACTGTGACTGAAGTGGAGGTTTTACTGTCACAACCAGAGCCCAAGACCAGAGATGACTTCCTTAAATATTCATGTGGAATCACACTGGATccaaacacagcacacacacggCTGTTATTATCTGAGGGGAACAGAAGAGCAACAGTAATGGAAGAACAACAGTCTTATTCTCATCACCCAGACAGATTCAAGGACTGGTGTCAGGTCCTGAGTAAAGAAAGTCTGACTGGACGTTGTTACTGGGAGGTGGAGTGGAGAAGGAATACAGTTACTGTAGCAGTCGCATACAAGAACATCAGCAGAAAAGCTGCATTTGGAAGCAATGATGAATCTTGGGCGTTAGTTTGCAACAAAAACGGTTCTGATTTTTTGTGCAACAAAGTCTTGACTACCACCTCAGATTATCTGTCCTCCAGAGTAGGAGTGTACCTGGATCACAGGGCAGGTACTCTGTCCTTCTACAGCGTCTCTGATGACAACATGACTCTCCTCCTCAGAGTCCAGACCATGTTCACTCAGCCCCTCTACGCTGGACTTGGGTTTTCAGTTCATGGAGACACTGCAGAGTTCTGTAAACTGAAAAATACATGA
- the nol7 gene encoding nucleolar protein 7 isoform X2 gives MTSPHSLANMAKKQRGKAASSSKTADMKKQTENFSLLLESSDDEAPEEVTFEDSKAEALRSMKQALDTARREKEQLKEKRRKRQELFQEQKKRKLLPADVLEEIDSAPSKIQKQCLEAEEEQQEAKEEEQRKKKRKRSGKLAHARNLKGNYTVQTGKERGAASFQQQAAQDFLQSRMYGPGSCRTTSNELLSLQNKTGRNKSAAVQFVKKDWGCDQKAKAEKLKKRWVHKQQIPSC, from the exons ATGACGTCACCGCACTCGCTAGCAAACATGGCGAAGAAACAACGTGGGAAAGCCGCTTCGTCTTCAAAGACGGCGGATAtgaagaaacagacagaaaatttCAGTTTATTACTTGAGTCCAGTGACGACGAGGCGCCCGAAGAGGTGACATTTGAAGATTCAAAGGCTGAAGCTCTACGGAGCATGAAACAGGCGCTGGACACGGCCCGAAG GGAAAAAGAGCagctgaaagagaagaggaggaagagacaggAGCTGTTCCAGGAGCAGAAG AAAAGGAAACTCCTACCTGCCGACGTGTTGGAGGAAATCGACTCGGCTCCTTCAAA GATACAGAAACAGTGTCTAGAAG cagagGAGGAACAGCAGGAGGCTAAAGAGGAGgagcaaagaaagaagaagaggaagaggagcggCAAACTGGCACATGCCCGGAA TCTGAAGGGAAACTACACGGTGCAGACGGGGAAGGAGCGCGGGGCGGCGTCCTTCCAGCAGCAAGCGGCCCAGGACTTCCTCCAGTCCAGGATGTACGGACCAGGAAGCTGCAGGACCACGA GCAACGAGCTGCTGTCCCTCCAGAACAAGACGGGGAGGAATAAAAGCGCAGCAGTGCAGTTTGTCAAGAAAGACTGGG GCTGCGACCAGAAGGCCAAAGCAGAGAAGCTGAAGAAGAGATGGGTCCACAAGCAGCAGATTCCGTCCTGCTGA
- the epdr1 gene encoding mammalian ependymin-related protein 1 — protein sequence MHRVLLVLLAAAGASVLGPPRLDGSPAAGPCLAPPQWEGSWVLYDHSTGRNNRAAVSYDGLNHRIRILQQNKKHTPCQNKISPVVLVSPPDETWVGTYTVKDCYPVQETYVRNSSVTTSTRFFNLRLGISDPDVFTPPSTCQSARPERMAESTC from the exons ATGCACCGagtgttgttggtgttgctgGCCGCGGCCGGGGCGTCGGTCCTCGGCCCCCCCAG gctGGACGGGTCCCCGGCGGCCGGGCCCTGCCTCGCCCCGCCGCAGTGGGAGGGCAGCTGGGTGCTGTACGACCACAGCACCGGGAGAAACAACCGGGCCGCCGTGTCCTACGACGGCCTGAACCACAGGATCCGGATCCTGCAGCAGAACAAGAAACACACCCCGTGTCAGAA TAAAATAT CCCCCGTTGTGCTGGTCTCTCCCCCAGATGAGACCTGGGTGGGCACTTACACCGTGAAGGACTGCTACCCGGTGCAGGAGACCTACGTCAGGAACAGCAGCGTCACCACCTCCACCCGCTTCTTCAACCTCCGGCTGGGCATCAGCGACCCCGACGTCTTCACCCCGCCCAGCACCTGTCAATCAGCCCGGCCCGAGAGGATGGCCGAGTCCACCTGCTGA
- the LOC117953966 gene encoding tripartite motif-containing protein 16-like codes for MKMFCRTDQQCICYLCSVDEHKGHDTVSTAAERTERQKELEGSREHIQQRIQDREKDVKLLQQEVEAINLSADKVVKDSKKVFTELIRLMEKRSSDVEQMVRVQQKSEVSRVKELQEKLEQEITELKRKDAEMKKLSDTEDHNQFLHNYSSLSPLSESTSSINIRPLRYFEDVTAAVLEARDKLQELLNEKWTNISLTVTEVEVLLSQPEPKTRDDFLKYSCEITLDPNTAHTQLLLSEGNRRATVMEEQQSYSHHPDRFKDWCQVLSRESLTGRCYWEVEWRRNTVTVAVAYKNISRKAAFGSNDESWALVCNKNGSDFVFNKVQTPVPGPKSYRIGVYLDHSAGTLSFYSVSDNTTTLLHRVQTTFTQPLYVGLGFLVHGDTAELNSVLTLI; via the coding sequence ATGAAGATGTTCTGCCGTACTGATCAGCAGTGTATCTGTTATCTCTGCTCTGTGGATGAACATAAAGGCCACGACACAGTCTCAACTGCAGCAGAAAGGACTGAGAGGCAGAAAGAGCTCGAGGGGAGTCGAGAACACATCCAGCAGAGAAtccaggacagagagaaagatgtgaAGCTGCTTCAACAGGAGGTGGAGGCTATCAATCTCTCTGCTGATAAAGTAGTGAAGGACAGCAAGAAGGTCTTCACTGAGCTGATCCGTCTCATGGAGAAAAGAAGCTCTGATGTGGAGCAGATGGTCCGAGTTCAGCAGAAAAGTGAAGTGAGTCGAGTCAAAGAGCTTCAGGAGAAGCTGGAGCAGGAGATCACTGAGCTGAAGAGGAAAGACGCTGAGATGAAGAAGCTCTCAGACACAGAGGATCACAACCAGTTTCTCCACAACTACTCCTCACTGTCACCACTCAGTGAATCTACATCCAGCATCAATATCCGTCCTCTGCGCTACTTTGAGGATGTGACAGCGGCCGTGTTAGAAGCCAGAGATAAACTACAGGAGCTTCTAAATGAGAAATGGACAAACATCTCACTGACTGTGACTGAAGTAGAGGTTTTACTGTCACAACCAGAGCCCAAGACCAGAGATGACTTCCTTAAATATTCATGTGAAATTACACTGGATCCAAACACAGCGCACACACAGCTGTTATTATCTGAGGGGAACAGAAGAGCAACAGTAATGGAAGAACAACAGTCTTATTCTCATCACCCAGACAGATTCAAGGACTGGTGTCAGGTCCTGAGTAGAGAAAGTCTGACTGGACGTTGTTACTGGGAGGTGGAGTGGAGAAGGAATACAGTTACTGTAGCAGTCGCATACAAGAACATCAGCAGAAAAGCTGCATTTGGAAGCAATGATGAATCGTGGGCGTTAGTTTGCAACAAAAACGGTTCTGATTTTGTGTTCAACAAAGTCCAAACTCCCGTCCCAGGTCCCAAGTCCTACAGAATAGGAGTGTACCTGGATCACAGTGCAGGTACTCTGTCCTTCTACAGCGTCTCTGATAACACAACGACTCTCCTCCACAGAGTCCAGACCACGTTCACTCAGCCCCTCTATGTTGGACTTGGGTTTTTAGTTCATGGAGACACTGCAGAGTTAAACTCAGTTTTAACTCTAATTTAA